The DNA region AGTGGTCGTGATGGTGGTGATCGTGGCCGCAATGCTCATCATGGTGGTGTCCATCATCGTGATGATGGTGATCACCGTGGTGATGGTGGTCGTGCCCGTGATCGTGATGATGCGCATGGGCATGCGCGTGGCTCTGCGCATGATCGTGCCCGGTATGCGCATGCGCGTGCGCCTCGGCATGCGCATGCTCGGCATAGGCGCCGCCCTCGGGATCGAACGGCGCCTCGATCTCGATGACCCTGGCGCCGAGCCCCTTCACCATCGCCTCGATGACGTGATCCCTGCGGATGCGCAAACCCTTCGGCATGATCTGGGTCGGCAGATGACGGTTGCCGAGATGCCAGGCGACCCGGATCAGATGATGCGGATCGCTGCCGCGGATTTCCAGCAGCGGCTCGGGCGCGGCCACCACCTCGACGAGGCGGCCGTCCTCCAGCACCAGC from Bradyrhizobium genosp. L includes:
- a CDS encoding urease accessory protein UreE — its product is MIRATKVLGQHRWTHAAADTVVLDFDDRHRRRMAMTGTRGLEFLLDLENATALRGGDALVLEDGRLVEVVAAPEPLLEIRGSDPHHLIRVAWHLGNRHLPTQIMPKGLRIRRDHVIEAMVKGLGARVIEIEAPFDPEGGAYAEHAHAEAHAHAHTGHDHAQSHAHAHAHHHDHGHDHHHHGDHHHHDDGHHHDEHCGHDHHHHDHSHAHDHK